A stretch of the Aegilops tauschii subsp. strangulata cultivar AL8/78 chromosome 4, Aet v6.0, whole genome shotgun sequence genome encodes the following:
- the LOC109738703 gene encoding pentatricopeptide repeat-containing protein At3g47530: protein MALAPRLSRALRPVPSPSPSAAAAAALLASTSPLPVRRFLQLHAHLLRTGVLPLAPAAASAFLSLAAASLPPHRALAVLHHHLTPASVPSTFCCNSILCSLPEPSALGFLRRMRGLGRRGNAFSLAIILKPCRTLAHARQLHANVVTEGHLRDALLATSLMRSYATCGAGDSARKVFDEMLVKDAVAWNVLITCYARNKRTKDTLRLFDEMRKGDGEAGPDEVTCILLLQACTSLGALDFGEKVWEYAVEHGYGGELKVRNSLITMYTRCGCVEKAYQVFCETPRKSVVTWSAMISGFAANGFGEDAISAFEEMSRSGVAPDAQTFTGVLSACSHSGLVDEGFRFFDMMLREYQMMPNVRHYGCIVDLMGRAGLLDEAYHLVVEEMKVAPDATIWRTLLGACRVHGHVDLGEKVISHLIELKAQQAGDYVLLLNTYAAVGDWIKVAEVRKLMKENGIQTTPGCTTVELNGELHEFIADDDSHPRKAEIYGKLDEINRHLRIAGYVPNVSSELHDLDSEGKECALTYHSEKLAIAFALLVMPQRRPIRLAKNLRVCVDCHNFTKVFSGVYNRLVIVRDRTRFHHFEGGQCSCNDYW from the coding sequence ATGGCACTGGCGCCGCGTCTGTCGCGCGCCCTCcgccccgtcccctccccctccccctccgccgccgccgccgccgcgctcctcgCCTCGACATCGCCTCTCCCCGTACGCCGCTTCCTCCAGCTCCACGCGCACCTGCTCCGCACCGGCGTCCTCCCCCtcgcacccgccgccgcctcggccttCCTTTCCCTCGCGGCCGCCTCCCTCCCGCCCCATCGCGCgctcgccgtcctccaccaccaCCTCACCCCGGCCTCCGTCCCCTCCACCTTCTGCTGCAACTCCATCCTCTGCTCCCTCCCGGAGCCCAGCGCCCTCGGCTTCCTCCGCCGCATGCGCGGCCTCGGGCGCCGCGGGAACGCCTTCTCCCTGGCCATCATCCTCAAGCCCTGCCGcaccctcgcccacgcgcgccaGCTGCACGCCAACGTCGTGACCGAGGGCCACCTCCGCGACGCCCTCCTGGCCACCTCGTTGATGCGGTCCTATGCTACCTGTGGTGCCGGGGACAGCGCGCGTAAGGTGTTTGACGAAATGCTTGTCAAGGACGCCGTCGCGTGGAATGTTCTGATCACTTGCTATGCGAGGAATAAGAGGACGAAGGATACGCTGAGGCTCTTCGATGAGATGAGGAAAGGTGATGGTGAGGCGGGGCCGGATGAGGTGACCTGCATTCTACTCCTCCAGGCATGCACGAGCCTGGGCGCGCTCGACTTCGGGGAGAAGGTCTGGGAGTACGCGGTGGAACATGGTTATGGTGGCGAGCTGAAGGTGCGCAACTCATTGATCACGATGTACACGAGGTGCGGGTGTGTGGAGAAGGCGTACCAGGTTTTCTGTGAGACTCCTCGGAAGAGTGTGGTCACATGGAGTGCGATGATCTCTGGATTTGCAGCCAATGGCTTCGGGGAGGATGCTATCTCGGCATTTGAGGAAATGAGTAGATCAGGTGTTGCTCCTGATGCGCAGACTTTTACTGGTGTGCTCTCTGCGTGCAGCCATAGTGGGCTGGTTGATGAGGGTTTCAGGTTTTTTGATATGATGCTCCGTGAGTATCAGATGATGCCAAATGTTCGCCATTATGGATGCATTGTTGATCTAATGGGCCGTGCTGGGTTGCTTGATGAGGCATACCATCTTGTGGTTGAAGAGATGAAGGTTGCACCTGATGCAACGATTTGGCGAACTCTTCTTGGTGCATGCCGAGTTCATGGTCATGTTGATCTTGGAGAGAAGGTCATTAGTCATCTAATTGAACTGAAAGCGCAGCAAGCTGGAGATTATGTTCTCCTGTTAAATACCTATGCGGCGGTTGGGGATTGGATAAAGGTGGCGGAAGTTAGGAAGTTGATGAAGGAAAATGGAATCCAAACTACTCCTGGCTGCACAACAGTAGAGCTTAACGGTGAGCTCCATGAGTTTATTGCAGATGATGATTCACATCCAAGGAAGGCTGAGATTTACGGGAAGCTTGATGAGATAAACAGGCATTTGAGAATTGCTGGTTATGTTCCAAATGTGTCATCTGAGTTGCATGATTTGGATTCAGAGGGGAAGGAATGTGCCCTGACCTATCACAGTGAAAAGCTAGCAATCGCTTTTGCTCTTCTTGTGATGCCACAACGTAGACCAATACGCCTGGCAAAGAATCTTCGTGTTTGTGTAGATTGCCACAATTTCACAAAGGTATTTTCTGGTGTTTATAACCGATTAGTGATTGTAAGAGACAGAACTCGATTTCATCATTTCGAGGGAGGCCAGTGTTCATGCAATGATTATTGGTAG
- the LOC109738706 gene encoding uncharacterized protein, whose amino-acid sequence MGAEAEQQQQLPPPSPQAGKADPPAVVGLQVSALIDHVARVDWSLLDRVPGDRGGSQQVSFEELDHILNEVNALILPSHDDPSPVRTMAGGSVANTVRGLSAGFGISTGIIGARGDDDQGILFVNNMSFSGVDLTRLRAKKGHTAQCACLVDASGNRTMRPCLSSAVKLQANEFTKEDFQGSKWLVVRYAQQNLAQIIEAIRVAKQEGLSVSLDLASFEMVRDYRSQLIALLETGNIDLCFANEDEAREIIGGGLTYDPEDALAFLSKHCKWAVVTLASKGCIAKHGKQVVHVPAIGESNAVDATGAGDLFASGFLYGLVKGLPLEECCKVGVCSGGSVVRALGGEVRPENWQWMYKQMHAGGLLLPELKN is encoded by the exons ATGGGCGCCGaggcagagcagcagcagcagcttcctcctccctccccccagGCCGGCAAGGCGGAcccgccggcggtggtggggctgCAGGTGTCGGCGCTGATCGACCACGTCGCACGCGTCGACTGGTCCCTCCTCGACCGCGTCCCCGGCGACCGCGGCGGCTCGCAGCAG GTATCTTTTGAGGAGTTGGATCATATTCTGAATGAAGTGAATGCCCTTATCCTTCCTTCCCATGACGACCCCTCTCCAGTTAGAACTATGGCTGGTGGTAGTGTTGCCAACACAGTTCGGGGTCTCTCAGCTGGTTTTGGGATATCAACTGGAATAATTGGAGCTCGTGGAGATGATGACCAGGGCATTTTGTTTGTCAACAACATGAGCTTTAGTGGCGTAGATCTCACAAGATTAAGGGCAAAAAAGGGGCACACTGCACAG TGTGCATGCTTGGTTGATGCAAGTGGCAATCGCACCATGCGCCCATGCCTATCTAGTGCAGTCAAGCTCCAG GCCAATGAGTTCACTAAGGAGGACTTCCAAGGCTCCAAG TGGCTGGTTGTGAGATATGCACAACAAAACCTCGCTCAGATTATTGAGGCTATCAGGGTTGCAAAACAAGAAGGTCTCTCGGTATCATTAGATTTGGCTAGTTTTGAG ATGGTTCGCGACTATAGGTCACAACTAATTGCCCTGTTGGAGACAGGCAACATTGACCTTTGTTTCGCCAATGAGGATGAAGCTAGGGAGATCATAGG GGGAGGGCTGACATATGATCCAGAGGATGCGCTTGCGTTCTTGTCCAAGCACTGCAAATGGGCTGTGGTGACTCTCGCTTCAAAGGGGTGCATCGCAAAACATGGCAAGCAG GTAGTTCATGTGCCGGCCATCGGGGAGAGCAACGCGGTGGATGCCACCGGTGCGGGCGACCTGTTCGCGAGCGGGTTCCTGTACGGGCTGGTGAAAGGGCTCCCCCTGGAGGAGTGCTGCAAGGTCGGGGTGTGCAGTGGCGGGTCGGTGGTCAGGGCCCTCGGCGGGGAGGTGAGGCCGGAGAACTGGCAGTGGATGTACAAGCAGATGCACGCCGGTGGGCTGCTCCTCCCGGAGCTCAAGAACTGA